The Deltaproteobacteria bacterium sequence GGAAGAGATTGATGAAATCAACGGTGACATCAAGGACGCCGTGGGTGAGTTGACCAACATGGTTTCCGGTGTGGCACGGAAAAAACTGGAAGCGGAGGGGCTGAATGTCACGGCGGCCATTCCCACGGTTGTGGCAGGGGCCAGTCATTCCATCGTTCATGTCCTTGGGGGGCCCAGCATCATCATTCCCTTTGAGATCGATGAAGGGCCTTTCGTTGTCGACATCTGTCTAACCGATTGAACCCGGTGGCGATGGTCTTGGGGAAAGCCGAATAATGAATGATCAGGACAAAAAATATCACTTAATGAAGTCTGCCTTTTCAGGTACTTATCAAGATT is a genomic window containing:
- a CDS encoding chemotaxis protein CheX, encoding MNVKFINPFLEGTINVLNTMAFVTPRAGKPYLKKGSMAVGDVSGIIGLTGAARGSLALSFSKDCILKIVSNMLGEEIDEINGDIKDAVGELTNMVSGVARKKLEAEGLNVTAAIPTVVAGASHSIVHVLGGPSIIIPFEIDEGPFVVDICLTD